A stretch of the Archangium violaceum genome encodes the following:
- a CDS encoding IS1380 family transposase: MGEILNDFGLEFNGSVKLEARAERLTSEAGAVLLREVDERLGLTRWLGEMLTDTRDEKRITHSLRELVRTDLLLLGQGWRDHDDADALRRDAALRLAVSDSKSSVPLRGKEGGAEGLASQPTLSRLTAMLAREENRKVLHEALVWQTGRRLRAQQPKGQKLKQVTVDVDGLPVEVHGHQEGSAYNGHYGVRMYHPIVASLAETGDLLDVRLREGNVHSANGALEFIDELLGRVEKEVCEVAAVRFDAGFPEEKLLAKLEERGTPYVARVRNTSVLQREAALPRFMNSGVPQGSRAPTCTNGSTRRRAGAVRGAWCW, encoded by the coding sequence ATGGGTGAAATCCTCAACGACTTCGGGCTGGAGTTCAACGGCTCCGTGAAGCTGGAGGCGAGGGCGGAGCGGTTGACGTCGGAGGCAGGTGCGGTGCTGCTGAGGGAGGTGGACGAGCGGTTGGGGCTGACGCGCTGGCTGGGGGAGATGTTGACGGACACGCGAGACGAGAAGCGGATAACCCACTCGCTGAGGGAGTTGGTGCGCACGGACCTTCTGCTGTTGGGGCAAGGGTGGAGAGACCACGACGACGCGGACGCGCTCAGGAGGGACGCGGCGTTGAGGTTGGCGGTGTCGGACAGCAAGAGCAGCGTGCCGCTGAGGGGGAAAGAGGGGGGAGCGGAGGGGTTGGCCTCACAGCCCACCTTGTCGCGGCTGACGGCCATGTTGGCGCGAGAGGAAAACCGGAAGGTGCTGCACGAGGCGCTGGTGTGGCAGACGGGGCGGAGGCTGAGGGCGCAGCAGCCCAAGGGCCAGAAGCTCAAGCAGGTGACGGTGGACGTGGACGGGTTGCCGGTGGAGGTGCATGGGCACCAGGAGGGCAGCGCGTACAACGGGCACTACGGAGTACGCATGTACCACCCGATTGTCGCCAGTCTCGCCGAGACGGGAGACCTGCTGGACGTGAGGTTGCGCGAGGGAAACGTGCACAGCGCCAATGGAGCGCTGGAATTCATCGACGAGTTGCTGGGGCGAGTGGAGAAGGAGGTGTGTGAGGTGGCGGCGGTGCGCTTCGACGCGGGCTTTCCCGAGGAGAAGCTGCTGGCGAAGCTGGAGGAGCGAGGCACGCCCTACGTGGCGCGCGTGCGCAACACCAGCGTGTTGCAGCGGGAGGCGGCGCTGCCGCGCTTCATGAATTCGGGAGTGCCGCAGGGGAGCCGGGCACCCACCTGTACGAATGGGAGTACCAGGCGCAGGGCTGGAGCCGTGCGCGGCGCGTGGTGTTGGTAG
- a CDS encoding ISAs1 family transposase, whose amino-acid sequence MSGKKNRGGRTGGPSTPQAGNGKGKKDEQETPSRVQRMMASLGLTFKEVKDPRARRGQRHPLAAMLMLLVQALAVGRRVLRHAEALGEDMLREGTAPEGLKRPVSDTTLDRLLGKLEPEGLEQEVHQMVHRGLEVGLIRHELFARGVVSIDGKAGESTPGQPPCEPSHTTKDEQGREYWYPYALRASLTSSAAQPVLDQKLLEGKQGEATAFPELFKRVVEKFGRHFEYVTVDAGMTSAANARVVREAGKHYLMALKENFHRLHDKAWVALAVAPVKVRTRERTSGEWVERELRVVDKPPEEDFPGAQQWVWVRQTRTRDGELPKVETRLFLTSIPTGQLSPERMLTLVRRHWGIENGPNWTADVVLEEDSASPSLRGNAPLVLSWLRLLAYNLLALVRTHLPTRDKRPQSFARTMEVLYQGLLGLAVLPESLATLA is encoded by the coding sequence ATGAGTGGGAAGAAAAACCGGGGCGGGAGGACTGGCGGGCCATCCACACCCCAAGCGGGAAACGGGAAGGGGAAGAAGGACGAGCAGGAAACCCCCTCCCGCGTGCAGAGGATGATGGCGAGCCTGGGGCTGACATTCAAGGAGGTAAAGGACCCCCGGGCCCGCCGGGGACAGAGGCATCCGCTGGCGGCGATGTTGATGCTGCTGGTGCAGGCGCTGGCGGTGGGGCGGCGGGTGTTGAGGCATGCCGAGGCGCTGGGGGAGGACATGCTGCGCGAAGGCACGGCGCCCGAGGGGCTGAAGCGGCCGGTGTCCGACACGACGTTGGATAGGCTGCTGGGGAAGTTGGAGCCAGAGGGGTTGGAGCAGGAGGTGCACCAGATGGTGCACCGAGGCCTGGAAGTGGGGCTGATACGCCATGAGCTCTTCGCCCGGGGCGTCGTCAGCATTGACGGGAAGGCAGGGGAGAGCACGCCGGGGCAGCCGCCGTGCGAGCCGAGCCACACGACGAAGGATGAGCAGGGGCGGGAGTACTGGTACCCGTACGCGCTGCGCGCCAGTCTCACCAGCAGCGCGGCCCAGCCGGTGCTCGACCAGAAGTTGCTGGAAGGCAAGCAGGGAGAGGCGACGGCGTTCCCGGAGTTGTTCAAACGGGTGGTGGAGAAGTTCGGGCGGCATTTCGAGTACGTGACAGTGGACGCGGGAATGACGAGCGCGGCCAATGCGCGGGTGGTGAGGGAGGCGGGCAAGCACTACCTGATGGCGCTCAAGGAGAACTTCCACCGGCTACATGACAAGGCGTGGGTGGCGCTGGCGGTGGCGCCAGTGAAGGTGCGCACGCGCGAGCGGACGAGCGGGGAGTGGGTGGAGAGGGAGTTGAGGGTGGTGGACAAGCCGCCAGAGGAGGACTTTCCCGGCGCCCAGCAATGGGTATGGGTGAGGCAGACGCGAACCAGAGACGGCGAGCTGCCGAAGGTGGAGACGCGGCTGTTCCTCACCTCCATTCCCACAGGGCAACTGTCCCCGGAGCGGATGCTGACGTTGGTACGCCGGCACTGGGGGATTGAGAACGGGCCCAACTGGACAGCGGACGTGGTGCTGGAGGAGGACAGCGCCTCGCCCAGCCTGCGAGGCAATGCACCCCTGGTGCTCAGCTGGCTGCGTTTGCTGGCCTACAACCTGCTGGCCCTGGTGCGCACGCACCTGCCGACTCGCGACAAACGGCCCCAAAGCTTCGCACGCACCATGGAGGTGCTCTACCAGGGCCTGTTGGGTCTGGCCGTGCTGCCCGAGAGTCTGGCCACACTTGCCTGA
- a CDS encoding GrpB family protein: MKTSDIDEPITLVEPDPRWPEIYASEAERVRGALGDVVTRLEHVGSTAVPGLVGKPIVDLLVGVRSLDEGRVATPRLVALGYEDFGEVFIPDRLYLRRRGPPHFNVAIAEEGGAFFTSQLAVRDYLRAHPDEVKAYADEKRKAYAHGARLFSTYSQQKNAFVTSLVERALAWANASPGPRTQA; encoded by the coding sequence ATGAAGACCTCCGATATCGACGAGCCCATCACCCTGGTCGAGCCCGACCCTCGATGGCCCGAGATCTACGCCTCCGAGGCCGAGCGCGTGCGAGGAGCGCTCGGTGACGTCGTCACGCGGCTCGAGCACGTGGGAAGCACCGCAGTGCCCGGGCTCGTCGGCAAACCCATTGTCGACCTCCTCGTGGGCGTGCGCTCCCTGGACGAGGGAAGAGTCGCCACCCCTCGCCTCGTCGCGCTCGGGTACGAGGACTTCGGCGAGGTGTTCATTCCGGACAGGCTCTACCTGCGGCGACGGGGGCCGCCCCACTTCAACGTCGCCATCGCCGAGGAGGGAGGGGCTTTCTTCACCTCCCAGCTCGCCGTCCGCGACTACCTGCGCGCGCACCCCGACGAGGTGAAGGCCTACGCGGACGAGAAGCGCAAGGCCTACGCGCACGGCGCGCGACTTTTCTCGACGTACTCGCAGCAGAAGAACGCATTCGTCACCTCGCTCGTCGAGAGGGCGCTCGCCTGGGCGAACGCGTCGCCCGGCCCTCGAACCCAGGCGTAG
- a CDS encoding ISAs1 family transposase: MRASLTSSAAQPVLDQKLLEGKQGEATAFPELFKRVVEKFGRHFEYVTVDAGMTSAANARVVREAGKHYLMALKENFHRLHDKAWVALAVAPVKVRTRERTSGEWVERELRVVDKPPEEDFPGAQQWVWVRQTRTRDGELPKVETRLFLTSIPTGQLSPERMLTLVRRHWGIENGPNWTADVVLEEDSASPSLRGNAPLVLSWLRLLAYNLLALVRTHLPTRDKRPQSFARTMEVLYQGLLGLAVLPESLATLA, translated from the coding sequence CTGCGCGCCAGTCTCACCAGCAGCGCGGCCCAGCCGGTGCTCGACCAGAAGTTGCTGGAAGGCAAGCAGGGAGAGGCGACGGCGTTCCCGGAGTTGTTCAAACGGGTGGTGGAGAAGTTCGGGCGGCATTTCGAGTACGTGACAGTGGACGCGGGAATGACGAGCGCGGCCAATGCGCGGGTGGTGAGGGAGGCGGGCAAGCACTACCTGATGGCGCTCAAGGAGAACTTCCACCGGCTACATGACAAGGCGTGGGTGGCGCTGGCGGTGGCGCCAGTGAAGGTGCGCACGCGCGAGCGGACGAGCGGGGAGTGGGTGGAGAGGGAGTTGAGGGTGGTGGACAAGCCGCCAGAGGAGGACTTTCCCGGCGCCCAGCAATGGGTATGGGTGAGGCAGACGCGAACCAGAGACGGCGAGCTGCCGAAGGTGGAGACGCGGCTGTTCCTCACCTCCATTCCCACAGGGCAACTGTCCCCGGAGCGGATGCTGACGTTGGTACGCCGGCACTGGGGGATTGAGAACGGGCCCAACTGGACAGCGGACGTGGTGCTGGAGGAGGACAGCGCCTCGCCCAGCCTGCGAGGCAATGCACCCCTGGTGCTCAGCTGGCTGCGTTTGCTGGCCTACAACCTGCTGGCCCTGGTGCGCACGCACCTGCCGACTCGCGACAAACGGCCCCAAAGCTTCGCACGCACCATGGAGGTGCTCTACCAGGGCCTGTTGGGTCTGGCCGTGCTGCCCGAGAGTCTGGCCACACTTGCCTGA
- a CDS encoding Uma2 family endonuclease yields MGKRPATYADLEELPPNMVGEIIAGELYASPRPAIPHAQAASRLGGVLMGPFDLGWNGPGGWLLLDEPEFHLGGDVLVPDLAGWRRERLPEAPRTTALTLAPDWACEVLSPSTEARDRAVKLPAYAREGVRHVWLVDPDVRTLEVFRLAGMNYTLLATFTEDAQVRAEPFEAIELELSALWGGA; encoded by the coding sequence ATGGGAAAGCGACCCGCGACCTACGCAGACCTGGAGGAGCTTCCCCCGAACATGGTGGGGGAGATCATCGCTGGCGAACTGTACGCGAGTCCCCGGCCTGCGATTCCGCATGCCCAGGCCGCCTCCCGGCTCGGTGGAGTGCTGATGGGCCCGTTCGACCTGGGGTGGAACGGCCCGGGCGGCTGGCTCCTTCTCGACGAGCCTGAGTTCCACCTGGGTGGAGACGTGCTCGTTCCAGACCTCGCGGGCTGGCGCCGCGAGCGGCTTCCCGAAGCTCCGCGCACCACCGCCCTGACGCTCGCTCCAGACTGGGCCTGTGAAGTCCTCTCCCCTTCCACGGAAGCGCGGGACCGGGCGGTCAAATTGCCCGCCTATGCGCGCGAGGGCGTCCGGCACGTGTGGCTCGTGGACCCGGACGTGCGCACGCTGGAGGTCTTCCGCCTGGCGGGCATGAACTACACACTGCTCGCCACGTTCACGGAGGACGCCCAGGTCCGCGCCGAGCCCTTCGAGGCCATCGAGCTCGAGCTGAGTGCTCTCTGGGGCGGAGCGTGA
- the recF gene encoding DNA replication/repair protein RecF (All proteins in this family for which functions are known are DNA-binding proteins that assist the filamentation of RecA onto DNA for the initiation of recombination or recombinational repair.), with amino-acid sequence MRLLALHVQDFRNLGQVSLAPSPHATIAVGQNGQGKTNLLEGLYFLATLKPLRAGRLSELVRWGTKSARVTGRFLLKGAEREISVEVAGGVRQAFVDGKKASSLEEYFGGVSVVAFTPDDLEVVKGGPDSRRAFLDRAVFNRFPAFLRESREYGRALKSRNRLLREGAVEPAYLEAYDETLAKAGARVYARRRALMAELAPRAQATFASIGRTPEPAAYGYHPAHLGDVDFATADEAALAAALREALATRSRRDLDRGFTSVGPHADDVTVTLGGRSARAYASQGQQRALVLGWKIAEIENLEAAMGFLPLLLLDDVSSELDPERNAYLMNYLAASGAQVFLTTTDAGLVRGAAAEDTLWLGVRAGDVTSPPPAEQPASGPA; translated from the coding sequence GTGCGCCTGCTGGCACTTCATGTCCAGGACTTCCGAAACCTCGGCCAGGTCTCCCTGGCGCCGAGCCCGCACGCGACCATCGCCGTGGGGCAGAACGGCCAGGGGAAGACGAACCTGCTGGAGGGGCTCTACTTCCTGGCGACGCTCAAGCCCCTGCGCGCTGGCCGCCTGTCGGAGCTCGTGCGGTGGGGGACGAAGTCCGCCCGGGTGACGGGCCGCTTCCTGCTCAAGGGCGCGGAGCGGGAGATTTCCGTCGAGGTCGCCGGAGGCGTGCGGCAGGCCTTCGTGGACGGGAAGAAGGCGTCGAGCCTGGAGGAGTACTTCGGGGGCGTGTCGGTGGTGGCCTTCACCCCGGACGACCTGGAGGTGGTGAAGGGCGGGCCGGACTCGCGGCGGGCCTTCCTGGACCGGGCGGTGTTCAACCGCTTCCCGGCCTTCCTACGCGAGAGCCGTGAGTACGGGCGGGCGCTGAAGAGCCGCAACCGGTTGTTGCGCGAGGGCGCGGTGGAGCCGGCGTACCTGGAGGCCTACGACGAGACGCTCGCGAAGGCGGGAGCGCGGGTGTACGCGAGGCGGCGGGCGCTGATGGCGGAGCTGGCGCCGAGGGCCCAGGCGACGTTCGCCTCCATTGGCCGCACGCCGGAGCCGGCGGCGTATGGCTACCACCCGGCGCACCTGGGAGACGTGGACTTCGCGACGGCAGACGAGGCGGCGCTGGCGGCGGCGCTGCGCGAGGCGCTGGCGACGCGCTCGCGCAGGGACCTGGACCGGGGCTTCACGTCGGTGGGCCCGCACGCGGACGACGTGACGGTGACGCTGGGCGGCCGGAGCGCTCGGGCGTACGCGAGCCAGGGACAGCAGCGCGCGCTGGTGCTGGGGTGGAAGATCGCCGAAATCGAGAACCTCGAGGCGGCGATGGGCTTCCTGCCGCTGTTGCTGCTCGACGACGTATCGAGCGAGCTGGACCCGGAGCGCAACGCGTACCTGATGAACTACCTGGCGGCGAGCGGGGCCCAGGTGTTCCTCACGACGACGGACGCGGGCCTGGTGCGCGGGGCCGCGGCGGAGGACACGCTGTGGCTGGGCGTGCGCGCCGGAGACGTGACGAGCCCCCCTCCGGCCGAGCAACCCGCGAGCGGGCCCGCCTGA
- a CDS encoding AAA family ATPase, with amino-acid sequence MGWPSSGSPAPLVREALPGWYTQDMASSPALPRPGSPPSSAPWLEELDILIRARYPLLYLVSWEEHRVDTLLANMARAHGKVLLTWSISRGLRYLGGNRGPSLPEETRNPIDAIAAIEKLSEPALVVLKDFHPYLEEKSVVRALRELAHSLKSTFTTVILLSPTLAIPTELEKEVSVLDVPLPGFQELLNLLKEIVAVVRRGNKATIELSREDAAQLIQAAQGLTLSEAENAFAKAIAHDGKLNASDIRRVQDEKRQVIRKSGLLEYYPPEQDLGNVGGLSNLKVWLSRRTAAFGERARQFGLPEPRGLLLLGVQGCGKSLTSKAIAAHWNLPLLRLDMGRIFSGLVGSSEENLRKAIRVAESIAPVVLWVDEIEKGLSGTASSGHTDGGVTARVFGTLLTWLQEKTAPVFVVATANRIDGLPPELLRKGRFDEIFFIDLPELAERRDIFRIHLQRRKRDPAAYDLNALALLATDFSGAEIEQVVIAALYEAFGEGVELEQRHMTRAIQETFPLAVTMRDDIVRLREWARGRTRPASSPESGSRKE; translated from the coding sequence ATGGGGTGGCCCTCGAGTGGCTCGCCCGCCCCCCTGGTGCGCGAGGCGCTCCCGGGCTGGTATACCCAGGACATGGCGTCCAGCCCCGCGCTCCCCCGTCCCGGGTCCCCCCCCTCCTCCGCTCCGTGGCTGGAGGAGCTCGACATCCTCATCCGGGCCCGCTACCCGCTGCTCTACCTCGTCTCGTGGGAGGAGCATCGGGTGGACACCCTCCTCGCGAACATGGCCCGCGCCCACGGCAAGGTGCTCCTCACCTGGTCCATCAGCCGGGGACTGCGCTACCTGGGCGGCAACCGCGGCCCCTCCCTCCCCGAGGAGACGCGCAATCCGATCGACGCCATCGCCGCCATCGAGAAGCTCTCCGAGCCCGCGCTCGTGGTGCTCAAGGACTTCCATCCCTACCTCGAGGAGAAGTCGGTGGTTCGCGCCCTGCGTGAGCTCGCCCACTCCCTCAAGAGCACCTTCACCACCGTCATCCTCCTGTCGCCCACGCTCGCCATCCCCACCGAGTTGGAGAAGGAGGTGTCCGTCCTCGACGTCCCGCTGCCCGGCTTCCAGGAGCTGCTCAACCTGCTCAAGGAGATCGTCGCGGTGGTGCGCCGGGGCAACAAGGCCACCATCGAGCTGTCGCGCGAGGACGCCGCGCAGCTCATCCAGGCGGCCCAGGGCCTCACGCTGTCGGAGGCGGAGAACGCCTTCGCCAAGGCCATTGCCCACGACGGGAAGCTGAACGCCTCGGACATCCGCCGCGTCCAGGACGAGAAGCGCCAGGTCATCCGCAAGAGCGGGCTGCTCGAGTACTACCCGCCGGAGCAGGACCTGGGGAACGTGGGTGGCCTGTCGAACCTCAAGGTGTGGCTGTCCCGGCGCACCGCAGCCTTTGGCGAGCGCGCCCGCCAGTTCGGCCTGCCCGAGCCACGAGGCCTGCTGCTGCTCGGCGTGCAGGGCTGTGGCAAGAGCCTCACCTCCAAGGCCATCGCCGCGCACTGGAACCTGCCCCTGCTGCGGCTCGACATGGGGCGCATCTTCAGCGGGCTGGTGGGCTCCTCCGAGGAGAACCTCCGCAAGGCCATCCGCGTCGCCGAGAGCATCGCCCCCGTGGTGTTGTGGGTGGATGAAATCGAGAAGGGCCTGTCCGGCACGGCCTCCTCGGGCCACACGGACGGCGGCGTCACCGCGCGCGTCTTCGGCACGCTGCTCACGTGGCTCCAGGAGAAGACGGCCCCGGTGTTCGTCGTGGCCACCGCCAACCGGATCGACGGCCTGCCGCCCGAGCTGCTGCGCAAGGGGCGCTTCGATGAGATCTTCTTCATCGACCTGCCCGAGCTCGCCGAGCGCCGCGACATCTTCCGCATCCACCTGCAGCGGCGGAAGCGAGACCCGGCCGCGTATGACCTGAACGCACTGGCCCTCCTGGCCACGGACTTCAGCGGCGCGGAAATCGAACAGGTCGTCATCGCCGCGCTCTACGAGGCCTTCGGCGAGGGCGTGGAGTTGGAGCAGCGCCACATGACCCGAGCCATCCAGGAGACCTTCCCGCTCGCAGTGACGATGCGCGATGACATCGTCCGGCTGCGCGAGTGGGCCCGAGGGCGTACCCGGCCGGCCTCCTCACCCGAAAGCGGCTCGCGAAAGGAGTAG
- a CDS encoding MAPEG family protein has protein sequence MFIAVLCVLLAMLQPFVLSVLARSSTRKADYLPNPREYNETLSGWHRRAHFAQLNAFEAFPPFAAAVILAWLAGVPPARINVLAVLFVVFRLAHAAFYLADRSSLRSLVWKLAMMAVVALFVLALVRLA, from the coding sequence ATGTTCATCGCGGTGCTGTGCGTGTTGCTAGCGATGCTGCAGCCCTTCGTGCTGTCGGTGCTGGCCCGGAGCTCCACCCGGAAGGCGGACTATCTGCCGAACCCTCGCGAATACAACGAGACGCTCTCCGGCTGGCATCGGCGGGCCCACTTCGCCCAGCTCAACGCCTTCGAGGCCTTCCCGCCCTTCGCCGCCGCCGTCATCCTGGCGTGGCTGGCCGGCGTTCCCCCGGCTCGCATCAACGTGCTGGCGGTGCTGTTCGTCGTGTTCCGCCTCGCACATGCCGCCTTCTACCTCGCGGACAGGTCGAGCCTGCGCAGCCTGGTATGGAAGCTGGCGATGATGGCCGTGGTGGCGCTCTTCGTGCTCGCGCTGGTGCGCCTGGCCTGA
- a CDS encoding YiaA/YiaB family inner membrane protein: MSRPNTTAVQPTHSGAWVIQSWMSFILAVGVTALGIYHLPVDGWQKAFLGMGLLFSVGSTFSLSKTVRDQHEQERLTARIDEARVTKLLAEVDPVVLK; the protein is encoded by the coding sequence ATGTCCCGCCCCAACACCACCGCCGTGCAGCCGACCCACAGTGGCGCCTGGGTCATCCAGTCATGGATGTCCTTCATCCTGGCCGTGGGCGTGACGGCGCTCGGCATCTACCACCTGCCCGTCGACGGCTGGCAGAAGGCCTTCCTGGGCATGGGGCTGCTCTTCAGCGTCGGCTCCACCTTCAGCCTGTCCAAGACGGTGCGCGACCAGCACGAGCAGGAGCGCCTCACCGCCCGCATCGACGAGGCCCGCGTCACCAAGCTGCTCGCCGAGGTGGACCCGGTGGTGCTCAAGTAG
- a CDS encoding LysR family transcriptional regulator: MIQLQRLEGFYWVARCEGYARAARAFPYPITQPGVHQQVKRLESELGVRLFERVGKDRVVLTPQGRALYEYMAPFYEGLSALERSLRSGTVGGRLRIHASGHTLRHLLPPWLRRLQGQRPDIEVALFEAKVPAVSLVRSGETDLLVDHLPEVPPDLEAHPVGKTRAFLVFPSNHRLARKGPVSPEPFRDEPFITYSSDPQLRDLQLAALAHFGVVPRRMYAADSSETILGFVAAGLGYSLLASLQPRGPKVPGVVAQPLSEPAREFPIYAAWRRSKQRNPLIDALLGLAPKP, encoded by the coding sequence ATGATTCAGCTCCAGCGTCTCGAGGGCTTCTACTGGGTCGCGCGCTGCGAGGGCTACGCCCGGGCGGCCCGCGCCTTCCCGTACCCCATCACCCAACCCGGCGTGCACCAGCAGGTGAAGCGGCTGGAGTCCGAGCTGGGCGTGCGTCTCTTCGAGCGGGTGGGCAAGGACCGCGTGGTGCTCACGCCACAGGGCCGCGCGCTCTACGAGTACATGGCGCCCTTCTACGAGGGGCTGTCCGCGCTGGAGCGCTCGTTGCGCTCGGGGACGGTGGGAGGGCGGCTGCGCATCCACGCCTCGGGGCACACGCTGCGCCACCTGCTGCCCCCGTGGCTGCGGCGGTTGCAGGGACAGCGGCCCGACATCGAGGTGGCCCTCTTCGAGGCGAAGGTTCCCGCGGTGTCGCTCGTGCGCTCGGGCGAGACGGACCTGCTGGTGGACCACCTGCCCGAGGTGCCTCCGGACCTCGAGGCCCACCCGGTGGGGAAGACGCGCGCCTTCCTCGTCTTCCCCTCCAACCACCGGCTCGCGCGCAAGGGCCCGGTGAGCCCCGAGCCCTTCCGGGACGAGCCCTTCATCACCTACAGCTCGGACCCCCAGCTGAGGGACCTGCAGCTCGCGGCGCTCGCGCACTTCGGCGTGGTGCCGCGGCGGATGTACGCGGCGGACTCCTCCGAGACCATCCTCGGCTTCGTGGCGGCGGGGCTCGGCTATTCGCTGCTGGCCTCGTTGCAGCCTCGCGGGCCGAAGGTCCCCGGCGTGGTGGCGCAGCCCCTCTCCGAGCCGGCCCGAGAGTTTCCCATCTACGCCGCCTGGCGCAGGAGCAAGCAGCGCAACCCGCTCATCGATGCCCTGTTGGGACTCGCGCCGAAGCCGTGA
- a CDS encoding MlaE family ABC transporter permease — protein sequence MERLGSLVVMTGKVAMRAVSPPFSPSALVYQVEALGVRSLPIALLTATFAGLVISLQFGFFLGRFGVQYTVGRVVVLTLFRELSPVLIALTVGARVGSGIAAELGSMTVTEQVDAIRALGADPLRKLVVPRVLACLILMPALTVLADVIGMVAGALVVNAQYGITFQLFFQGALDTVFMGDFVSGVVKGFVFGGIVGLVGCFKGLTVEGGTEGVGRATTQTVAITSVSVCLADFFITKITLYL from the coding sequence ATGGAGCGGCTGGGCTCGCTCGTGGTGATGACGGGCAAGGTGGCGATGCGCGCGGTGAGCCCGCCCTTCTCGCCCTCCGCGCTCGTCTACCAGGTGGAGGCGCTGGGCGTGCGCTCGCTGCCCATCGCCCTGCTGACGGCCACCTTCGCCGGCCTGGTCATCTCGCTGCAGTTCGGCTTCTTCCTGGGGCGCTTCGGCGTGCAGTACACCGTGGGCCGGGTGGTGGTGCTCACGCTCTTCCGCGAGCTGTCCCCGGTGCTCATCGCCCTCACCGTGGGGGCGCGCGTGGGCTCGGGCATCGCCGCCGAGCTGGGCTCCATGACGGTCACCGAGCAGGTGGACGCCATCCGCGCGCTCGGGGCGGATCCGCTGCGCAAGCTGGTGGTGCCCCGTGTGCTCGCCTGCCTCATCCTCATGCCCGCGCTCACCGTGCTGGCGGACGTCATCGGCATGGTGGCGGGCGCGCTCGTGGTGAATGCGCAGTACGGCATCACCTTCCAGTTGTTCTTCCAGGGGGCGCTGGACACCGTGTTCATGGGCGACTTCGTCTCGGGGGTCGTCAAGGGCTTCGTCTTCGGTGGCATCGTCGGCCTGGTGGGCTGCTTCAAGGGCCTCACCGTCGAGGGGGGCACCGAGGGCGTGGGCCGCGCCACCACCCAGACGGTGGCCATCACCTCCGTCTCGGTGTGTCTGGCCGACTTCTTCATCACGAAAATCACCCTCTACCTCTGA
- a CDS encoding ABC transporter ATP-binding protein: protein MLFHRRKPRLKFQPPRKGEELIRFEHLQKSFGPKRVYDDLMLSVYAGETLTVIGGSGTGKSVLLKCLIGLLRPDAGRILFEGQELNDFREEDFIDVRRHVAMVFQGAALFDSLTVGENIAYPLREHFPHMSPDELRARVAQKLELVNLPGIEDMKPADLSGGMKKRVGLARAIATDPEVILWDEPTTGLDPVTTETINQMIRSMQRQLGCTSIVVTHDMMSAFSVSDRIAMLANRRIVQVGTPEEMRVSTVPEVRAFLDARRGEFESQVGVAP, encoded by the coding sequence ATGCTCTTCCACCGACGCAAGCCCCGCCTGAAGTTCCAGCCGCCCCGGAAGGGCGAGGAGCTCATCCGCTTCGAGCACCTGCAGAAGTCCTTCGGACCCAAGCGCGTCTACGATGACCTGATGCTCTCCGTGTACGCGGGCGAGACGCTCACCGTGATTGGCGGCTCGGGCACCGGCAAGAGCGTGCTGCTCAAGTGTCTGATCGGCTTGCTGCGCCCGGACGCGGGACGCATCCTCTTCGAGGGGCAGGAGCTCAATGACTTCCGGGAAGAGGACTTCATCGACGTGCGCCGGCACGTGGCCATGGTCTTCCAGGGGGCGGCGTTGTTCGACTCGCTCACGGTGGGGGAGAACATCGCCTACCCGCTGCGCGAGCACTTCCCGCACATGTCTCCCGACGAGCTGCGGGCGCGGGTCGCCCAGAAGCTCGAGCTGGTGAACCTGCCCGGCATCGAGGACATGAAGCCGGCGGACCTGTCCGGCGGCATGAAGAAGCGCGTGGGTCTGGCGAGGGCCATCGCCACGGATCCGGAGGTCATCCTCTGGGACGAGCCCACCACGGGGTTGGATCCCGTCACGACCGAGACCATCAACCAGATGATTCGTTCCATGCAGAGACAACTCGGGTGCACGTCCATCGTGGTGACCCATGACATGATGAGTGCCTTCAGCGTGTCCGACCGGATCGCGATGCTGGCCAACCGGCGCATCGTCCAGGTGGGCACGCCGGAGGAGATGCGGGTCTCCACGGTGCCGGAGGTGCGGGCCTTCCTGGATGCGCGGCGCGGGGAATTCGAGTCGCAGGTGGGGGTGGCGCCATGA